In Dromiciops gliroides isolate mDroGli1 chromosome 4, mDroGli1.pri, whole genome shotgun sequence, one DNA window encodes the following:
- the BCL10 gene encoding B-cell lymphoma/leukemia 10, with protein sequence MEPAAPALTEEDMAEVKKDALENLRVYLCEKIIAERHFDHLRAKKILTREDTEEISCRTSSKKRAGKLLDYLQENPKGLDTLVESIRREKTQSFLIEKITDEVQKLKILKLEYLKGLNHNSYMPLPPGATSSLSRLDSNECNFSDKLKDGDATVVYHPTGESSTASFYSSNTSLNLPVVEVGRTENSVFSSAPLPGPGDPGAPPLPLEPQSEEEGNSSDMFLPLRSRSFCQQ encoded by the exons GCTTTAGAAAATCTGAGGGTGTATTTATGTGAAAAAATCATAGCCGAGAGACATTTTGATCACCTACGTGCAAAGAAAATACTCACTAGAGAGGACACTGAAGAAATTTCTTGCAGAACATCAAGTAAAAAAAGAGCCGGTAAGCTGTTGGACTACTTACAGGAAAACCCTAAGGGACTTGACACTCTGGTTGAATCTATTCGACGAGAGAAAACACAGAGCTTCCTAATAGAGAAGATCACAGATGAAGTGCAGAAGCTAAAGATTCTCAAACTTGAGTATCTGAAAG GATTGAACCATAATAGCTATATGCCTCTTCCACCTGGAGCAACAAGTAGTCTGTCTAGATTAGATTCTAATGAGTGCAATTTCTCTGACAAATTGAAAGATGGAGATGCCACTGTTGTTTACCATCCAACAGGAGAGTCCAGCACAGCCTCCTTTTATTCCAGCAATACTTCATTAAATTTACCTGTTGTAGAGGTAGGCAGAACCGAAAATAGTGTCTTCTCCTCAGCTCCCCTTCCTGGACCTGGAGACCCTGGGGCACCTCCTCTTCCACTAGAACCACAGtcagaagaagaaggaaattcCAGTGATATGTTTCTTCCCTTAAGATCACGTTCTTTTTGCCAACAATGA